From one [Ruminococcus] lactaris ATCC 29176 genomic stretch:
- a CDS encoding dihydroorotate dehydrogenase — translation MDMSVKIAGVEWKNPVTVASGTFGSGEEFSEFVDLNRLGAVTTKGVANVPWPGNPTPRVAEVYGGMMNAIGLQNPGIDLFCKRDIPYLKKFDTKIIVNVCGHAPEEYLEVVERLADEPIDMMEINISCPNVNAGFLAFGQDAKHVEELTGQIKKIAKQPIIMKLTPNVTDITEIAKATEAGGADAVSLINTLTGMKIDINRKTFAVANKTGGVSGPIVKPIAVRMVYQVAQAVNIPIIGMGGISCAEDAIEFLLAGASAVSVGTANFHDPAVTLKVIDGIEAYMKKNGFETVKDMVGIVK, via the coding sequence ATGGATATGAGTGTAAAGATAGCCGGAGTAGAGTGGAAGAATCCGGTGACAGTTGCATCAGGAACATTTGGCTCAGGAGAAGAGTTTTCTGAATTTGTTGATCTGAACCGCCTGGGAGCTGTAACGACCAAAGGTGTGGCAAATGTGCCATGGCCGGGAAATCCGACACCGCGTGTGGCAGAAGTTTATGGTGGAATGATGAATGCCATCGGATTGCAGAATCCGGGGATTGATCTGTTCTGCAAAAGGGATATCCCGTATCTGAAGAAGTTTGATACAAAGATCATTGTGAATGTCTGTGGTCATGCACCGGAAGAGTACCTGGAAGTGGTAGAACGACTGGCGGATGAGCCGATCGATATGATGGAGATCAACATTTCCTGCCCAAATGTGAATGCAGGTTTTCTCGCTTTTGGGCAGGATGCAAAGCATGTAGAAGAATTGACCGGACAGATCAAAAAGATTGCGAAGCAGCCGATCATCATGAAGCTGACGCCGAATGTAACGGATATTACTGAGATCGCAAAGGCTACAGAGGCAGGAGGAGCGGATGCAGTTTCCCTGATCAATACACTGACCGGTATGAAGATCGATATCAACCGGAAGACATTTGCCGTAGCAAATAAAACCGGGGGAGTTTCAGGTCCGATCGTAAAGCCGATCGCAGTCCGTATGGTTTATCAGGTGGCACAGGCGGTCAATATTCCGATCATCGGAATGGGTGGCATTTCCTGTGCGGAGGATGCGATAGAATTTCTGCTTGCAGGAGCAAGTGCGGTGTCGGTCGGAACGGCAAACTTCCATGATCCGGCAGTGACTTTGAAGGTGATCGACGGAATCGAGGCATATATGAAAAAGAATGGCTTTGAGACTGTAAAAGATATGGTTGGAATTGTAAAATAG
- a CDS encoding VanZ family protein gives MTNKEAKRVRTLGKVLFILYIFFLVYFLFLSDWYGREGVMEDYHYNLVLFREIKRFILYRNQLGTFAVFSNLFGNILIFMPYGYFLTMAGKRKSFFRTLFYSMGLSLGVEVMQLLTKVGSFDVDDILLNTVGGVLGFLIYMTGDLIRRRHVRNRKK, from the coding sequence TTGACGAATAAAGAAGCGAAGAGAGTCAGGACGCTGGGAAAGGTTCTGTTTATTTTATATATATTTTTTCTGGTATACTTCCTTTTTTTATCAGATTGGTATGGCAGAGAAGGCGTGATGGAAGATTATCATTATAATCTGGTTTTGTTCAGGGAAATTAAACGGTTTATTCTTTACCGCAATCAGTTGGGAACATTTGCGGTATTTTCTAATCTGTTTGGAAATATACTTATTTTTATGCCTTATGGCTACTTTCTTACAATGGCGGGGAAAAGAAAAAGTTTCTTTAGAACGTTATTTTACAGTATGGGTCTGAGCCTGGGGGTAGAAGTGATGCAGTTGCTTACAAAAGTTGGAAGTTTTGATGTAGATGATATCCTGCTCAATACTGTTGGCGGAGTACTGGGATTCCTCATCTATATGACAGGAGATCTGATAAGGAGAAGACATGTTCGGAATAGGAAAAAGTGA
- the pyrE gene encoding orotate phosphoribosyltransferase, translated as MEAYKKEFIEFMVESDVLKFGDFTLKSGRKSPFFMNAGAYVTGSQLKRLGEYYAKAIHDTYGDDFDVLFGPAYKGIPLGIVTAIAYSELYGKEVRYCSDRKEEKDHGADKGSFLGSKLKDGDRVIMIEDVTTSGKSMEETVPKVKGAADVTIVGLMVSLNRMEVGKGGEKCALDEIKELYGFDTAAIVTMEEVVECLYNKECNGKVVIDDTLKAAIDAYYEKYGVK; from the coding sequence ATGGAAGCATACAAGAAAGAATTTATCGAATTTATGGTAGAGAGTGATGTTCTGAAATTCGGAGATTTCACACTGAAAAGCGGAAGAAAATCTCCATTCTTCATGAATGCAGGAGCATATGTGACAGGTTCTCAGTTAAAGAGACTGGGTGAATATTATGCAAAGGCGATCCATGATACATACGGGGATGATTTTGATGTATTATTCGGACCGGCATATAAGGGTATTCCGCTGGGAATCGTTACTGCGATCGCATACAGTGAACTTTACGGAAAAGAAGTCCGTTACTGTTCAGACCGGAAAGAGGAAAAAGATCATGGAGCGGATAAGGGAAGTTTCCTTGGCAGCAAATTAAAAGACGGCGACAGAGTCATCATGATCGAAGATGTTACAACATCCGGTAAGTCCATGGAAGAAACTGTTCCAAAGGTAAAAGGTGCGGCTGATGTAACGATCGTAGGACTGATGGTTTCACTGAACCGTATGGAAGTCGGTAAAGGCGGCGAAAAGTGTGCATTGGATGAAATAAAAGAACTTTACGGATTTGATACAGCGGCGATCGTTACAATGGAAGAGGTCGTAGAGTGTCTGTATAATAAAGAGTGCAACGGCAAAGTTGTCATTGATGATACATTAAAAGCGGCGATCGACGCATATTATGAAAAGTATGGAGTAAAATAA